From a region of the Pukyongiella litopenaei genome:
- a CDS encoding response regulator transcription factor yields MSLPVYLVDDDDAVREALSLLMRTVGLSVRGFAGPEAFLGALDRLEPGCLILDIRMPGISGLKLQEQLRTRGLDWPTVVISGHGDIEACRRAFRYGAIDFLSKPVDEQDLIDAIQKGHAELEARRREVSETDEARRLVAQLTDRERQVLDMVAKGLTTRQIADALSLSPRTVDSHRAAIGAKTGTTSAAELTRLWLDAGQAQ; encoded by the coding sequence ATGAGCCTGCCGGTCTATCTGGTCGATGACGATGACGCGGTGCGCGAGGCGCTGTCACTGCTCATGCGCACGGTTGGCCTGTCCGTGCGCGGTTTCGCCGGCCCCGAGGCGTTTCTCGGCGCGCTCGACCGGCTGGAGCCCGGCTGCCTGATCCTCGATATTCGGATGCCGGGGATCTCCGGCCTCAAGCTGCAGGAGCAATTGCGTACCCGCGGACTGGACTGGCCCACTGTCGTCATTTCCGGCCACGGCGACATCGAGGCCTGCCGCCGCGCCTTTCGCTATGGCGCCATCGACTTCCTCTCGAAACCGGTGGACGAGCAGGATCTGATCGACGCGATCCAGAAAGGCCATGCGGAACTGGAAGCCCGGCGTCGCGAGGTCTCGGAAACGGACGAGGCGCGTCGCCTGGTCGCGCAATTGACCGATCGTGAGCGGCAGGTGTTGGACATGGTCGCAAAGGGCCTGACGACGCGCCAGATCGCCGATGCGTTGTCGCTGTCGCCCCGAACCGTAGACAGCCACCGTGCCGCTATCGGGGCCAAGACCGGCACGACCTCGGCCGCGGAACTTACCCGGCTGTGGCTGGATGCGGGACAGGCTCAGTAG
- a CDS encoding sensor histidine kinase, with translation MTRLRILGKGRTVAVLGWLALSLATVAVMVGLERQRLFTELQTEAAILHRLASQRADQHDAHLTSLSALAVAGEAERQDLFLDVAATIRRFYPRIIAVDLVPLGTPSGYLTTRPGLPPDLAEMIVAGAKASNGELILRPAIEARGSYLVIKRSPNTDDARFGLALTVDTQGLLATDDDFWMRPSVTRRLRLPDGAVLLGSGAAPDAMSFQKALGSVSQPLILEAGISPRLADLLPVGRVLGILVALTVLYLLVVLGLRQLGRARRAERQARLSADEARLAHASRVNALGEMASGMAHELTQPLTAILSQAQAGRHLARRGDADGSETSLARIVEQAKRAAAILDRLRDWTRPQSERGEDVPINEAIWNVEALLRRELETRGVTLTTDLADTRGVSLHLDRIALEQIVFNLLRNAVEAADESADRWVRVASETTGTGIIVEVADSGPGVPESIRERVFEPFVTGKQDGTGLGLALCQRLAERMGGELSLAEDRAETMFRLWLPRPALENREAAE, from the coding sequence ATGACCCGACTACGGATTTTGGGAAAGGGGCGCACGGTCGCTGTTCTGGGGTGGCTCGCGCTATCGCTCGCGACCGTGGCGGTCATGGTCGGTCTCGAACGGCAACGCCTGTTCACGGAATTGCAGACCGAGGCGGCGATCCTGCACCGCCTGGCCTCGCAGCGGGCCGACCAGCACGATGCGCATCTGACATCGCTGTCGGCCCTGGCCGTGGCGGGCGAGGCCGAGCGTCAGGATCTTTTTCTGGATGTCGCCGCAACAATCCGGCGCTTCTATCCCCGGATCATCGCCGTCGATCTGGTTCCTCTGGGGACTCCCAGCGGCTACCTGACGACGCGCCCCGGTCTCCCGCCCGATCTCGCCGAAATGATTGTTGCCGGCGCGAAGGCGTCGAATGGCGAGCTCATTTTACGGCCCGCAATCGAGGCGCGGGGCAGTTACCTTGTCATCAAGCGCAGCCCCAATACAGACGATGCCCGTTTCGGTCTGGCTCTCACTGTGGATACGCAGGGGCTTCTGGCCACGGATGACGATTTCTGGATGCGACCCTCGGTGACGCGCCGCCTGCGCTTGCCGGACGGCGCGGTGCTGTTGGGTTCCGGCGCGGCGCCGGACGCGATGTCGTTCCAAAAGGCGCTGGGCAGCGTCTCGCAACCGCTGATCCTTGAAGCCGGGATTTCGCCGCGTCTGGCCGATCTTTTGCCGGTCGGTCGCGTGTTGGGGATACTTGTAGCGCTGACGGTTCTTTATCTGCTGGTCGTGCTCGGGCTGCGGCAACTGGGGCGGGCACGTCGGGCGGAACGTCAGGCGCGGCTCAGCGCCGACGAAGCCCGTCTGGCCCATGCCTCGCGCGTCAACGCCTTGGGGGAAATGGCCAGCGGCATGGCGCATGAACTGACTCAGCCGCTGACTGCGATCCTGTCACAGGCTCAGGCAGGCCGGCATCTGGCGCGGCGGGGGGATGCGGATGGATCGGAGACCAGCCTTGCGCGGATCGTCGAACAGGCGAAGCGTGCCGCCGCCATCCTCGACCGGCTGCGCGACTGGACCCGGCCGCAATCGGAGCGGGGCGAGGATGTGCCGATCAACGAGGCCATCTGGAATGTCGAAGCCCTGCTGCGGCGCGAGCTGGAAACGCGTGGCGTGACCCTGACGACAGATCTCGCCGATACACGCGGCGTGTCGCTGCACCTTGACCGGATCGCGCTGGAACAGATCGTGTTCAACCTGCTGCGCAATGCAGTGGAGGCGGCAGATGAGAGCGCAGATCGCTGGGTGCGGGTCGCGAGCGAAACGACCGGGACCGGCATCATCGTGGAGGTCGCCGACAGCGGACCGGGCGTGCCGGAGAGCATCCGCGAGCGGGTGTTCGAGCCCTTCGTGACGGGCAAACAGGACGGCACCGGGCTCGGGCTGGCGCTGTGCCAGCGGCTGGCGGAACGCATGGGTGGCGAGCTGAGCCTGGCCGAGGATCGCGCGGAAACGATGTTCCGTCTCTGGCTCCCCCGGCCGGCGTTGGAGAACCGGGAGGCCGCGGAATGA